CGCGAACCACGAGGCCGCCCTGTTCGACCGTCGCCGGGCCGCGTGCGGCACCGCGTGCCGCCCGAGCGGCGCGCGCGCCCTCCACATACTGCTGGTAGTAGTCGTTGCCGAAGATTTCGGTGAGATTCGGATACGCGGGTCCGTTCCAGCATGCGGCGAACACCTGGCCGTTGCCGTCTACGTATTCGCGCACGACGGTGCCGGTTGCGAGCGTGGTCGAGCGCACCGTATAGGCGGCGGGACCCGACGCTGCTGCAGAACCCGACGCAGCCGACGCCACACTTGACGCCGCAGCCGATGCGCCCGGCGTGATCGCATTGCGCATCGTCGCCGTGGCCGACGCGGACGGCGCGCCTGACATGGCCGACGGACCCGACGTCGTCACGCTCGCGCCTTGCGGCGTCGTCATCGGACTGCTGCCCAACGCCGCGTTCGCTGACGGCGCGGCGGCCAGCATGCCGGCCGCGCAGAATGCGGCAGCGGCAAGCGCGAGCACGCGACGCCGCAACGGGTTTGATTCGAACATCGGCACTCTCTCCTTGAAAACCGCGCTCGCGATGCGAGCCGCATGCAGTCCGAACCTGTTTGCATGGTCGCGACGCATGTTGAAGCGCGATGACACACCGCACCGCGCGCCATTCGGATCCGCCTTCCAGGCCACGCCAGCTGCTTCTCGAAAGCGCGCTGGCAACCGCCCGACAGCGCTGCGCAAGCCCGATGCCCGTTGCCGGAACGGGAAAGGGCCTTTGCGTTACGCGATGGCTAGTATGCCTGCGGAGAGATCGAAGGGACAGACTCCGCGGCTGCGTGAGCATTCGCTTTCAGCAGCCGCGCAGCCTTCGGGGACGAGAGAGAGCGGGAGTCGGAGAGATCCGCGTCAGAAGCCGAGGCTCGCGAGCAGATCGTCGACTTGCGACTGATCCTGCATGACGTCGGCCTTGCCTTCGGGGTTGATCTGCGGACCGTTGAGCAGACCCTCGGGGCTGCCCGTCGACGACACTTCGCGACGAGCGCCGCGGCCGTCGCCGCGAACTGCTCGCGCCGCTCGGGCGCGATGTTCTCGACGAGCACGCCGAGCAGTTGCTGCTCGATCACATAGACGATCTCGGTGATCTTCTTGATCACCTGGCCCGTCAGATCCTGGAAATCCTGCGCGAGCATGATCTCGAGCAGTTGCTGGTTGGTCGCCGCCGTCGCGTCGGGCAGCTTGCCGAGAAACGCGTGCGTGTCGTCCATCAGCGTGCGCACTTCGTCACGTTCGAGCGGCGCCGCGTACCACTGCGCCCAGCGCGCATCGAGCTTGCCCGCGTCCTGCTGCAGCTGCTCCTGGATCGGCTTCGCGACTTCGATCGCGGTCAGCACTTTTTCGGCGGCCTGCTCGGTCATCGTCGCGACGTATTTCAGGCGGTCGCGTGCGTCCGGCACGGCTTCCGCGGCACGCTCGACATGCTTGTCGATGCCGAGTTCGCGCATCGAATCGCGCAGCGTGCGCGTCAACTGGCCGATCCGGGCGAGAATCCGGTCGGTGGTGTGATCGCTGTCGTCGCGCGCGACCGCGTCCTGCGCGTTGGTCGGCTGGTTCACATTAGCCCCCGGTTTTGCCCATCTTTTCAAGAATCTTGTTCAGCTTCTCGTCGAGGGTCGCCGCGGTGAACGGTTTCACGACATAGCCGCTCGCGCCGGCCTGCGCCGCGCGATGATGTTTTCCTTTTTCGATTCGGCGGTCACCATCAGCACCGGCAGGTGCGTCAAGGCTGCGTCCGCGCGAATTTCCTTCAGCATCGCGAGGCCGTCGAGGTTCGGCATGTTCCAGTCCGAGATCACGAACTCGTAGCTGCCGCCGCGCAGCCGCGCAAGACCCGCCGCGCCGTCTTCGCTTCGTCGACATTCGAGTAGCCAAGCTCCTTGAGCAGGTTGCGGACGATCCGGCGCATCGTCGGAAAGTCGTCCACCACCAGAATCTTCATTCCCTTGTCCATCTGATTCCCCTCTATTTCCCAATCCAGCCGGGCGGCGCACCGCCACCCGTTCGTCATTCAGTTCCCGGTCCGCTCAGGCCCCATGCAACAAAGCTGCATCGATGTGCCGTATAGAACGGTTATCGGCTGCACCGCGGTTACTCTGTAACCCAAATGGCCGCTCAAGACCCCGTCGCGGCGTCGCCTTCGCACGCGCGCCGCGACCGGCATGATTACACACGCTGCACCCGTTCGCCCATCGAGTTGAGTCGCGCCATCACGCGGCGGCTCATGTCGGCAAGCGGAGAGATGTCGTCGGCGGCGCCCATCGCGATCGCTTCGCGCGGCATGCCGAACACGATGCAGCTCGCCTCGTCCTGCGCGAGCGTATAGGCGCCCGCGCGGCGCATGTCGAGCAGGCCCGCGGCGCCGTCGCGGCCCATGCCGGTCAGGATCACGCCGATCGCGTTCTTGCCCGCATGCTGCGCGGCCGAGCGAAACAGCACGTCGACCGACGGACGGTGCCGGTTCACCGGCGGCTCGTCCGACAGGTGCGCGATATAGTTCGCGCGCTGCGTGCGAGCAGCAGGTGCGCATGGCCGGCGCGATGTAAGCCGCGCGCTCGCCGTGCTCCGCCTCTTTCACCGTGATGCGGCACAGGCCGTTCAGACGTTGCGCGAAAGATTTGGTGAAGCCCGGCGGCATATGCTGCGCGATCAGCACCGCCGGCGCATCGGGCGGCAGCGGCACGAGCACTTCGCGAATCGCCTCGGTGCCGCCCGTCGACGCGCCGACGATAATCAGCTTCTCGGTCGATACGAGCGGGTTATTGAAGAGCGGCGCATGCGCGGCGGCCGCCGGATGCGCGCCGCCTGCTGCCGGATGCGCGGCCGGCGCCGCCTGCCGCACGCGCGCGCGGGCTGCCGCGCGCACTTTGTCGGCGAGCTTCTCCGAGTATCGAGCATGCCGTCGCGGATGCCGACGCGCGGCTTCGTCACGAAATCGACGGCGCCCAGTTCGAGCGCGCGCAGCGTGATTTCCGAGCCGCGCTCGGTCAGCGACGACACCATCACGACCGGCATCGGCCGCAGTCGCATCAGCTTCTCGAGGAAATCGAGGCGTCCATGCGCGGCATTTCGACGTCGAGCGTCAGCACGTCCGGGTTGTGCTGCTTGATCAGCTCGCGCGCGACGAGCGGATCGGGCGCCGTCGCCACCACTTCCATGTCCGGCTGGCCATTGATGATCTCG
The nucleotide sequence above comes from Paraburkholderia sp. SOS3. Encoded proteins:
- a CDS encoding DUF2844 domain-containing protein; the protein is MFESNPLRRRVLALAAAAFCAAGMLAAAPSANAALGSSPMTTPQGASVTTSGPSAMSGAPSASATATMRNAITPGASAAASSVASAASGSAAASGPAAYTVRSTTLATGTVVREYVDGNGQVFAACWNGPAYPNLTEIFGNDYYQQYVEGARAARAARGAARGPATVEQGGLVVRAGGHMGSYVGCGYLPALMPAGITGDQLR